In Streptomyces sp. DG2A-72, one genomic interval encodes:
- the pgi gene encoding glucose-6-phosphate isomerase: MNAESRTRLNQKPEWTALAKHREELGEVQLRELFAADPGRGSGYTLQVGDLYVDYSKHLVTDETLRLLRELAAATDVSGLRDAMFRGEKINTTENRAVLHTALRARRDAVIEVDGENVVPGVHAVLDRMADFAERVRSGAWTGHTGKRIKNVVNIGIGGSDLGPAMAYEVLRSYTDRDLTVRFVSNVDGADLHEAICDLDAAQTLFIIASKTFTTIETITNATSARNWLLGELKAGQEAVAKHFVALSTNAEKVSDFGIDTANMFEFWDWVGGRYSYDSAIGLSLMIAIGPDRFREMLDGFRIVDDHFKSAPADANVPLLLGLLGIWYGNFHDAQSHAVLPYSHYLSKFTAYLQQLDMESNGKYVGRDGLPVEWQTGPVVWGTPGTNGQHAYYQLIHQGTKVIPADFIGFAEPVAELSDELGAQHDLLMANFFAQTQALAFGKTPQEVRAEGVPEELVAHKTFLGNHPTTTILARELTPSVLGQLIALYEHKVFVQGAVWNIDSFDQWGVELGKVLAKRVEPALTEGADVPGLDASSKALVAKYRELRGRQ, encoded by the coding sequence ATGAACGCAGAAAGCCGTACCCGGCTCAACCAGAAGCCCGAGTGGACCGCGCTGGCCAAGCACCGCGAGGAACTCGGCGAGGTGCAACTGCGCGAGCTGTTCGCCGCCGACCCCGGCCGCGGCTCCGGCTACACGCTCCAGGTCGGCGACCTTTATGTCGACTACTCCAAGCACCTCGTCACCGACGAGACGCTGCGGCTGCTGCGTGAGCTGGCCGCTGCCACGGATGTGTCCGGCCTCCGTGACGCCATGTTCCGCGGTGAGAAGATCAACACCACCGAGAACCGCGCCGTGCTGCACACCGCGCTGCGCGCGCGGCGGGACGCGGTGATCGAGGTCGACGGGGAGAACGTGGTCCCCGGTGTGCACGCCGTGCTCGACAGGATGGCCGACTTCGCCGAGCGGGTCCGTTCCGGCGCCTGGACCGGCCACACCGGCAAGCGCATCAAGAACGTGGTCAACATCGGCATCGGCGGCTCCGACCTCGGCCCGGCGATGGCGTACGAGGTGCTGCGCAGCTACACCGACCGCGACCTGACGGTCCGCTTCGTGTCGAACGTGGACGGGGCCGACCTGCACGAGGCCATCTGTGACCTGGACGCCGCTCAGACGCTGTTCATCATCGCCTCCAAGACGTTCACCACGATCGAGACGATCACCAACGCGACCTCGGCCCGCAACTGGCTGCTGGGTGAGCTGAAGGCCGGTCAGGAAGCCGTCGCCAAGCACTTCGTGGCGCTGTCGACCAACGCCGAGAAGGTCTCCGACTTCGGTATCGACACGGCCAACATGTTCGAGTTCTGGGACTGGGTCGGCGGACGGTACTCGTACGACTCGGCGATCGGCCTGTCCCTGATGATCGCCATCGGGCCGGACCGGTTCCGGGAGATGCTCGACGGGTTCCGGATCGTCGACGACCATTTCAAGAGCGCGCCCGCCGACGCCAACGTGCCGCTGCTGCTGGGCCTGTTGGGCATCTGGTACGGCAACTTCCACGACGCCCAGTCGCATGCGGTGCTGCCCTACAGCCACTACCTGTCCAAGTTCACCGCCTACTTGCAGCAGCTGGACATGGAGTCCAACGGCAAGTACGTCGGGCGGGACGGTCTTCCGGTGGAGTGGCAGACCGGGCCGGTCGTCTGGGGCACGCCCGGCACCAACGGGCAGCACGCCTACTACCAGCTGATCCACCAGGGCACGAAGGTGATCCCGGCCGACTTCATCGGTTTCGCCGAGCCGGTCGCCGAACTGAGCGACGAACTGGGGGCGCAGCACGACCTGTTGATGGCGAACTTCTTCGCACAGACGCAGGCGCTGGCCTTCGGCAAGACGCCTCAGGAGGTGCGTGCCGAGGGTGTGCCCGAGGAGCTGGTGGCGCACAAGACGTTCCTGGGCAACCACCCGACGACCACGATCCTCGCGCGCGAGCTGACCCCGTCGGTCCTCGGCCAGCTGATCGCGCTGTATGAGCACAAGGTGTTCGTGCAGGGCGCCGTCTGGAACATCGACTCCTTCGACCAGTGGGGCGTCGAACTCGGCAAGGTCCTCGCCAAGCGCGTCGAGCCCGCCCTCACCGAAGGCGCGGACGTGCCCGGCCTGGACGCGTCCAGCAAGGCACTGGTCGCCAAGTACCGGGAGCTGCGCGGCCGGCAGTGA
- the tal gene encoding transaldolase has protein sequence MTDALKRLSDEGVAIWLDDLSRKRITSGNLAELIDEQHVVGVTTNPTIFQKAISSGDGYEQQLEDLAARKVTVEEAVRMITTADVRDATDILRPVFDATGGQDGRVSIEVDPRLAHNTKATIAEAKQLAWLVDRPNTLIKIPATKAGLPAITEVIGNGISVNVTLIFSLERYREVMDAYQAGLEKAKAKGLDLSLIHSVASFFVSRVDTEIDKRLDALGTDEAKALRGKSAVANARLAYQAYEEVFSTDRWSALENAGANKQRPLWASTGVKDPAYKPTLYVDDLVAPNTVNTMPEATLQATEEHGEITGNTIAGTYEQARADLDAVEALGIAYDDVVQVLEDEGVDKFEASWNDLLKSTEAVLDRLAPSEG, from the coding sequence ATGACAGACGCACTGAAGCGCCTCTCCGATGAAGGCGTCGCGATCTGGCTGGACGACCTGTCGCGCAAGCGGATCACGTCCGGCAACCTCGCCGAACTGATCGACGAGCAGCACGTCGTGGGCGTCACCACCAACCCGACCATCTTCCAGAAGGCGATCAGCAGCGGCGACGGCTACGAGCAGCAGCTCGAGGACCTCGCCGCCCGCAAGGTCACCGTCGAAGAGGCCGTCCGCATGATCACCACGGCGGACGTCCGCGACGCCACCGACATCCTGCGCCCGGTCTTCGACGCCACCGGCGGCCAGGACGGCCGGGTCTCGATCGAGGTCGACCCGCGGCTGGCGCACAACACCAAGGCGACGATCGCCGAGGCCAAGCAGCTGGCCTGGCTGGTGGACCGCCCGAACACACTCATCAAGATCCCGGCCACCAAGGCGGGCCTGCCGGCGATCACCGAGGTGATCGGCAACGGCATCAGCGTCAACGTCACGCTGATCTTCTCGCTGGAGCGCTACCGCGAGGTCATGGACGCCTACCAGGCGGGCCTGGAGAAGGCCAAGGCCAAGGGCCTGGACCTCTCCCTGATCCACTCGGTGGCCTCCTTCTTCGTGTCCCGCGTGGACACCGAGATCGACAAGCGGCTCGACGCCCTCGGCACCGACGAGGCCAAGGCGCTGCGCGGCAAGTCCGCCGTCGCCAACGCGCGTCTGGCCTACCAGGCGTACGAGGAGGTCTTCTCGACGGACCGCTGGAGCGCGCTGGAGAACGCGGGCGCCAACAAGCAGCGTCCGCTGTGGGCCTCGACCGGCGTGAAGGACCCGGCGTACAAGCCGACCCTGTACGTCGACGACCTGGTCGCCCCGAACACGGTGAACACCATGCCGGAGGCCACCCTCCAGGCCACCGAGGAGCACGGCGAGATCACCGGCAACACCATCGCCGGGACCTACGAGCAGGCCCGCGCCGACCTCGACGCGGTCGAGGCGCTCGGGATCGCGTACGACGACGTGGTCCAGGTGCTGGAGGACGAGGGCGTCGACAAGTTCGAGGCGTCCTGGAACGACCTGCTCAAGTCGACCGAGGCGGTCCTCGACCGCCTCGCCCCCTCGGAGGGCTGA
- the pgl gene encoding 6-phosphogluconolactonase — protein sequence MSTPQLVVHRDKELMAQAAAARLITKIVDAQASRGSASVVLTGGRNGNGLLAALSAAPARDAVDWGRLDLWWGDERFLPEGDPERNVTQAREALLDAVPLDPKRVHAMPASDGPHGADAEAAAAAYAEELARAAGPENHGAVPTFDVLMLGVGPDTHVASLFPELPAVRETERTVVGVHGAPKPPPTRVTLTLPAIRAAREVWLLAAGEDKANAAAIALSGAGEVQAPAAGAYGRQRTLWLLDAAAASQLPRSLYPPASP from the coding sequence GTGAGCACCCCGCAACTCGTCGTGCACCGCGACAAGGAACTGATGGCGCAGGCCGCCGCGGCCCGGCTGATCACGAAGATCGTGGACGCCCAGGCCTCGCGCGGCTCCGCGTCGGTCGTGCTCACCGGTGGCCGCAACGGCAACGGTCTGCTCGCCGCGCTCTCCGCCGCCCCCGCCCGGGACGCCGTCGACTGGGGCCGACTCGACCTGTGGTGGGGCGACGAGCGGTTCCTGCCCGAGGGCGACCCCGAGCGCAATGTCACGCAGGCCCGCGAGGCGCTGCTGGACGCGGTTCCGCTCGACCCGAAGCGGGTGCACGCGATGCCCGCCTCGGACGGTCCGCACGGCGCCGACGCGGAGGCGGCAGCCGCCGCCTACGCCGAGGAACTGGCCCGTGCCGCGGGCCCGGAGAACCACGGCGCCGTGCCCACGTTCGACGTCCTGATGCTGGGCGTCGGCCCGGACACCCACGTCGCTTCCCTCTTCCCGGAACTGCCCGCCGTACGCGAGACCGAACGCACGGTGGTCGGCGTCCACGGCGCCCCCAAGCCCCCGCCCACCCGGGTCACCCTCACGCTCCCCGCGATCCGCGCGGCCCGCGAGGTATGGCTGCTGGCGGCCGGCGAGGACAAGGCGAACGCCGCGGCGATCGCCCTGTCCGGCGCGGGCGAGGTCCAGGCTCCGGCGGCGGGTGCCTACGGCAGACAGCGCACCCTGTGGCTGCTGGACGCCGCGGCGGCGTCCCAGCTGCCGCGCTCGCTGTATCCGCCGGCTTCGCCCTGA
- a CDS encoding heme o synthase: MCVTAVESRPAGVIGASQNPSRRPVGARVKAFVALTKPRIIELLLITTVPVMFLAEQGVPDMKLVLLTCVGGYLSAGGANALNMYIDRDIDALMDRTSQRPLVTGMVSPRECLVFGITLAVVSTLLFGLAVNWLSAWLSLGALLFYVVVYTMILKRRTSQNIVWGGIAGCLPVLIGWSAVTNSMSWAPIILFLVMFFWTPPHYWPLSMKVKEDYARVGVPMLPVVASNKVVAKQIVLYSWVMVAVSLLLTPLGYTGWFYTLVALLAGGFWLWEAHGLQSRAKAEVTGAKLKEMRLFHWSITYVSILFVAVAVDPFLR; this comes from the coding sequence GTGTGCGTGACGGCCGTTGAATCCCGTCCTGCGGGGGTAATCGGGGCGAGCCAGAACCCGAGCCGGCGGCCGGTAGGGGCCCGGGTCAAGGCGTTCGTGGCGCTGACCAAGCCGCGGATCATCGAGCTGCTGCTGATCACCACCGTTCCGGTGATGTTCCTCGCCGAGCAGGGCGTTCCGGACATGAAGCTGGTCCTGCTCACCTGCGTCGGCGGCTACCTCTCCGCGGGCGGCGCCAACGCGCTGAACATGTACATCGACCGTGACATCGACGCGCTCATGGACCGCACCTCGCAGCGCCCCCTCGTCACCGGCATGGTCAGCCCGCGCGAGTGCCTGGTCTTCGGCATCACCCTGGCCGTCGTCTCGACACTGCTCTTCGGTCTGGCCGTCAACTGGCTGTCCGCCTGGCTGTCGCTGGGCGCACTCCTCTTCTACGTCGTCGTCTACACGATGATTCTCAAGCGCCGTACCTCACAGAACATCGTGTGGGGCGGCATCGCCGGCTGCCTTCCGGTCCTCATCGGCTGGTCGGCCGTCACCAACTCCATGTCGTGGGCGCCGATCATCCTCTTCCTCGTCATGTTCTTCTGGACGCCGCCGCACTACTGGCCGCTGTCCATGAAGGTGAAAGAGGACTACGCGCGCGTGGGCGTGCCGATGCTGCCGGTCGTCGCCAGCAACAAGGTGGTCGCCAAGCAGATCGTCCTCTACAGCTGGGTGATGGTCGCGGTGTCCCTGCTGCTGACCCCGCTCGGCTACACGGGCTGGTTCTACACGCTGGTCGCGCTGCTGGCCGGCGGCTTCTGGCTCTGGGAGGCGCACGGTCTGCAAAGCCGTGCCAAGGCCGAGGTGACGGGCGCGAAGCTCAAGGAGATGCGGCTGTTCCACTGGTCGATCACCTATGTGTCGATCCTCTTCGTCGCGGTCGCGGTGGACCCGTTCCTGCGCTGA
- the zwf gene encoding glucose-6-phosphate dehydrogenase, protein MSPLSGSGANPLRDPADRRLPRIAGPSGLVIFGVTGDLSRKKLMPAVYDLANRGLLPPGFSLVGFARREWQNEDFAQEVHDAVKEHARTPFREEVWQQLIQGMRFVQGTFDDDDAFERLRATIEELDKAQGTGGNFAFYLSVPPRSFPVVIQQLKKHGLADQTSGSWRRAVIEKPFGHDLKSAEELNSTVEEVFAPDQVFRIDHYLGKETVQNILALRFANTMFEPIWNRSFVDHVQITMAEDIGIGGRAGYYDGIGAARDVIQNHLLQLMALTAMEEPASFDADALAAEKTKVLGAVRLPKDLGRDTVRGQYAAGWQGGEKAVGYLQEEGIDPHSKTDTYAAIKLEIDNRRWAGVPFYLRTGKRLGRRVTEIAVVFQRAPHSPFDHTATEELGKNAIVIRVQPDEGVTVRFGSKVPGTSMEIRDVSMDFAYGESFTESSPEAYERLILDVLLGDSNLFPRTEEVELSWEILDPIEEYWDSNGRPAQYQAGTWGPVEADDMLERDGRSWRRP, encoded by the coding sequence TTGTCTCCCCTTTCCGGTTCCGGAGCGAATCCGCTTCGTGACCCCGCCGACCGACGGCTCCCGCGTATCGCGGGGCCGTCGGGCCTGGTCATCTTCGGTGTCACGGGCGATTTGTCCCGGAAGAAGCTGATGCCCGCCGTGTACGACCTCGCCAACCGGGGTCTGCTTCCGCCGGGCTTCTCCCTGGTCGGCTTCGCGCGCCGCGAGTGGCAGAACGAGGACTTCGCGCAGGAGGTCCACGACGCCGTCAAGGAGCACGCCCGTACGCCGTTCCGTGAGGAGGTCTGGCAGCAGCTCATCCAGGGGATGCGCTTCGTCCAGGGCACCTTCGACGACGACGACGCGTTCGAGCGGCTGCGCGCCACCATCGAGGAGCTGGACAAGGCCCAGGGCACGGGCGGCAACTTCGCCTTCTATCTGTCGGTGCCGCCGCGCTCCTTCCCGGTGGTCATCCAGCAGCTGAAGAAGCACGGCCTCGCCGACCAGACGAGCGGTTCCTGGCGGCGCGCGGTCATCGAGAAGCCGTTCGGCCACGACCTGAAGTCGGCCGAGGAACTCAACTCGACCGTCGAGGAGGTCTTCGCCCCGGACCAGGTCTTCCGTATCGACCACTACCTGGGCAAGGAGACCGTCCAGAACATCCTGGCGCTGCGCTTCGCCAACACGATGTTCGAGCCGATCTGGAACCGGTCCTTCGTGGACCACGTCCAGATCACGATGGCCGAGGACATCGGCATCGGCGGCCGTGCGGGCTACTACGACGGCATCGGCGCCGCCCGTGACGTCATCCAGAACCACCTCCTCCAGCTGATGGCGCTCACCGCGATGGAGGAGCCCGCCTCCTTCGACGCGGACGCGCTGGCCGCCGAGAAGACCAAGGTGCTCGGCGCGGTGCGGCTGCCGAAGGACCTGGGCCGGGACACCGTCCGCGGGCAGTACGCGGCGGGCTGGCAGGGCGGCGAGAAGGCGGTCGGGTACCTCCAGGAGGAGGGCATCGACCCCCACTCGAAAACCGACACCTACGCCGCGATCAAGCTGGAGATCGACAACCGCCGCTGGGCGGGCGTCCCCTTCTATCTGCGCACCGGCAAGCGGCTCGGCCGCCGCGTCACCGAGATCGCGGTCGTCTTCCAGCGCGCGCCCCACTCCCCGTTCGACCACACGGCGACGGAGGAGCTGGGCAAGAACGCGATCGTCATCCGCGTCCAGCCCGACGAGGGCGTCACCGTCCGCTTCGGCTCCAAGGTGCCCGGCACCTCGATGGAGATCCGGGACGTCTCCATGGACTTCGCGTACGGCGAGTCGTTCACGGAGTCGAGCCCGGAGGCGTACGAGCGGCTGATCCTGGACGTCCTGCTCGGCGACTCCAACCTCTTCCCGCGCACCGAGGAGGTCGAGCTGTCCTGGGAGATCCTCGACCCGATCGAGGAGTACTGGGACAGCAACGGCAGGCCCGCGCAGTACCAGGCCGGAACGTGGGGACCCGTCGAGGCGGACGACATGCTCGAACGAGACGGACGGAGCTGGCGCCGGCCATGA
- the tkt gene encoding transketolase — protein sequence MSTKPTTTDLEWTELDQRAVDTARVLAADAVQKVGNGHPGTAMSLAPAAYTLFQKVMRHDPADADWTGRDRFVLSAGHSSLTLYTQLYLAGFGLELDDLKAFRTWGSKTPGHPEYGHTTGVETTTGPLGQGVANAVGMAMAARYERGLFDPEAAEGTSPFDHFVYCVAGDGCLQEGISAEASSMAGHQQLGNLILLWDDNHISIEGDTETAVSEDTVKRYEAYGWHVQRVAPKPDGDLDPHAIYNAIEAAKQVTDKPSFIAMRSIIAWPAPNAQNTEAAHGSALGDDEVAATKRVLGFDPEQSFEVSDEVLNHTRGAIERGRQAKAEWEKSFQEWRNNNPERATEFDRISKGELPTGWEEKLPVFEAGKGVATRAASGKILQALGAVIPELWGGSADLAGSNNTTIDKTSSFLPADNPLPEADPYGRTIHFGIREHSMAAEMNGIALHGNTRIYGGTFLVFSDYMRNAVRLSALMHLPVTYVWTHDSVGLGEDGPTHQPVEHLASLRAIPGLNIVRPADANETAIAWREILKRYTKVFGKGAPHGLALTRQGVPTYEHNEDAARGGYVMFEASTGTPEVILIATGSEVHVAVEAREQLEADGVPTRVVSMPSVEWFEEQDQGYRDSVLPPSVKARVAVEAGIGLTWHKYVGDAGRIVSLEHFGASADGKVLFREFGFTAENVAAVARESIAAVQR from the coding sequence GTGAGCACCAAGCCGACCACCACAGACCTCGAGTGGACCGAGCTGGACCAGCGGGCCGTCGACACCGCCCGCGTCCTGGCCGCCGATGCCGTACAGAAGGTCGGCAACGGCCATCCCGGTACGGCGATGAGCCTGGCGCCCGCCGCCTACACCCTCTTCCAGAAGGTGATGCGGCACGACCCGGCGGACGCCGACTGGACCGGACGCGACCGCTTCGTGCTGTCCGCCGGGCACTCGTCCCTGACCCTCTACACCCAGCTGTACCTGGCCGGCTTCGGCCTGGAGCTGGACGATCTGAAGGCCTTCAGGACGTGGGGCTCGAAGACCCCGGGCCACCCCGAGTACGGCCACACCACCGGCGTGGAAACCACCACCGGCCCGCTCGGCCAGGGCGTCGCCAACGCGGTGGGCATGGCGATGGCCGCCCGCTACGAACGCGGTCTGTTCGACCCGGAGGCCGCCGAGGGCACCTCCCCCTTCGACCACTTCGTCTACTGCGTCGCCGGTGACGGCTGCCTCCAGGAGGGCATCTCCGCCGAGGCCTCCTCCATGGCAGGTCACCAGCAGCTCGGCAACCTGATCCTGCTGTGGGACGACAACCACATCTCGATCGAGGGCGACACCGAGACCGCCGTCTCCGAGGACACCGTCAAGCGGTACGAGGCGTACGGCTGGCACGTGCAGCGCGTCGCCCCGAAGCCGGACGGCGACCTCGACCCGCACGCCATCTACAACGCCATCGAGGCCGCGAAGCAGGTGACGGACAAGCCGTCCTTCATCGCGATGCGCTCGATCATCGCCTGGCCCGCCCCGAACGCGCAGAACACCGAGGCCGCGCACGGCTCGGCGCTCGGCGACGACGAGGTGGCCGCCACCAAGCGCGTCCTCGGTTTCGACCCGGAGCAGTCCTTCGAGGTCTCGGACGAGGTCCTCAACCACACCCGCGGCGCCATCGAGCGCGGCCGGCAGGCCAAGGCGGAGTGGGAGAAGTCGTTCCAGGAGTGGCGCAACAACAACCCGGAGCGCGCCACCGAGTTCGACCGCATCAGCAAGGGCGAACTGCCGACCGGCTGGGAGGAGAAGCTCCCGGTCTTCGAGGCGGGCAAGGGCGTCGCCACGCGCGCCGCGTCCGGCAAGATCCTTCAGGCGCTCGGCGCGGTCATCCCCGAGCTGTGGGGCGGCTCGGCCGACCTGGCCGGCTCCAACAACACGACCATCGACAAGACGTCGTCGTTCCTCCCGGCGGACAACCCGCTCCCGGAGGCCGACCCGTACGGCCGGACCATCCACTTCGGCATCCGCGAGCACTCCATGGCCGCGGAGATGAACGGCATCGCGCTGCACGGCAACACCCGTATCTACGGCGGCACGTTCCTCGTCTTCTCCGACTACATGCGCAACGCCGTCCGTCTGTCGGCCCTGATGCACCTGCCGGTGACGTACGTGTGGACGCACGACTCCGTCGGTCTCGGCGAGGACGGCCCGACGCACCAGCCGGTCGAGCACCTCGCCTCGCTGCGCGCCATCCCCGGCCTCAACATCGTGCGGCCGGCCGACGCCAACGAGACCGCCATCGCCTGGCGCGAGATCCTCAAGCGCTACACCAAGGTCTTCGGCAAGGGCGCCCCGCACGGTCTCGCGCTGACCCGTCAGGGCGTGCCGACGTACGAGCACAACGAGGATGCCGCGCGCGGTGGTTACGTGATGTTCGAGGCGTCCACGGGCACGCCGGAGGTCATCCTGATCGCGACCGGTTCCGAGGTGCACGTCGCCGTCGAGGCGCGCGAGCAGCTGGAGGCCGACGGGGTGCCGACGCGGGTCGTGTCCATGCCGTCCGTGGAGTGGTTCGAGGAGCAGGACCAGGGGTACCGGGACAGCGTCCTGCCGCCTTCCGTGAAGGCGCGTGTGGCGGTCGAGGCCGGGATCGGACTCACCTGGCACAAGTACGTCGGGGACGCCGGTCGCATCGTTTCCCTGGAGCACTTCGGTGCTTCGGCCGACGGCAAGGTCCTTTTCCGCGAGTTCGGGTTCACTGCCGAGAACGTGGCCGCCGTAGCGCGGGAATCGATCGCCGCAGTCCAGCGCTGA
- a CDS encoding MFS transporter produces MVVTGDRCAPTWRGGFGRLWSAAVLSSFGDALRTAALPLLAATLTDRPMLIAAVTACGYLPWIVFGLLGGAVADRVDQRRAMWMVDAVRGLLVASFAAAVALGHASIALLIALAFALTTLQTLFDNASTALLPALVDRAALGSANARLMTGQRLAGGLLGAPVVPLLITAGAAVPFAADAVTYLVAAALVATLRTAPPERKPRPAGSTLRREIAEGLRTLWRDRALRGLCAATALCNIGMGALIATLVLLVTGWLDAGTTGYAVAMTAYTVGSLAGGVAGGPLIARVGRVRGVLLAGIVQIGALMVMGSVRSLVGLATALAVFGFMGMVWNVNTTTLMQQRSPAELLGRVSSAFRTVGVAGAPLGALLGGAVATTWGLNTPALLAAAFFVLSVTALIPALKVNVLVVAPHDDTTTAHVTR; encoded by the coding sequence ATGGTCGTGACGGGGGACAGGTGTGCGCCGACGTGGCGCGGGGGGTTCGGGCGGCTGTGGAGTGCCGCCGTGCTCTCCAGCTTCGGTGATGCGCTGCGTACGGCCGCGCTGCCGCTGCTCGCCGCGACACTGACCGACCGGCCGATGCTGATCGCCGCGGTGACCGCCTGTGGCTATCTGCCCTGGATCGTCTTCGGGCTGCTGGGCGGAGCCGTCGCCGACCGCGTGGATCAGCGGCGCGCGATGTGGATGGTCGATGCGGTACGAGGGCTGCTGGTCGCCTCCTTCGCGGCGGCCGTGGCTCTCGGACACGCCTCGATCGCCCTGCTGATCGCGCTGGCCTTCGCTCTGACCACCCTCCAGACCCTCTTCGACAACGCGTCGACGGCTTTGCTGCCCGCCCTGGTGGACCGCGCGGCACTCGGCAGCGCGAATGCGCGCCTGATGACCGGGCAGCGCCTCGCGGGCGGTCTGCTGGGCGCGCCGGTCGTGCCACTGCTGATCACGGCCGGAGCGGCGGTGCCCTTCGCGGCCGACGCGGTCACCTATCTCGTGGCGGCCGCACTGGTCGCCACCCTGCGGACCGCCCCACCCGAGCGAAAGCCAAGACCGGCGGGCAGCACCCTGCGCCGGGAGATCGCGGAAGGGCTGCGCACCCTGTGGCGGGACCGGGCCCTGCGCGGCCTGTGCGCCGCGACCGCCCTGTGCAACATCGGTATGGGCGCCCTCATCGCCACGCTGGTGCTCCTGGTGACGGGCTGGCTGGACGCGGGCACCACGGGATACGCGGTGGCCATGACGGCGTACACGGTCGGCAGCCTGGCCGGCGGAGTGGCCGGAGGACCGTTGATCGCCCGGGTGGGGCGGGTCCGCGGGGTGCTGCTCGCCGGGATCGTGCAGATCGGCGCGCTCATGGTGATGGGCTCGGTGCGCAGCCTCGTCGGGCTGGCCACGGCGCTGGCCGTGTTCGGATTCATGGGCATGGTGTGGAACGTCAACACCACGACCCTGATGCAGCAGCGCAGCCCCGCCGAACTGCTGGGCCGGGTCAGCTCCGCCTTCCGCACGGTCGGGGTCGCCGGGGCACCACTGGGCGCCCTGCTCGGCGGAGCCGTCGCCACCACCTGGGGACTGAACACCCCGGCCCTGCTCGCGGCGGCCTTCTTCGTCCTGTCCGTCACCGCGCTGATACCCGCGCTCAAGGTGAACGTACTTGTTGTTGCACCGCACGACGACACCACGACAGCTCACGTCACGCGCTGA
- the opcA gene encoding glucose-6-phosphate dehydrogenase assembly protein OpcA, giving the protein MKIDLTDTTASKINKALVQGRRAIGTPAVGMVLTLVIVTDEENAYDALKAANDASHEHPSRTLVVIKRVSRSPRDRTASRLDAEVRVGADAGTGETVVLRLYGEVVGHAQSVVLPLLLPDAPVVVWWPVNAPLDPAHDPLGALAQRRVTDTYAAEQPVRELSARADTYAPGDTDLSWTRITPWRSMLAAALDQVVCEVKAVEVEGEEFNPSCELLAMWLADRLDVPVKRSLSSGPGLTAVRMDTNCGPIVLDRADGSLATLSIEGQPNRAVALKRRETAELIAEELRRLDPDDTYASALRFGVERLNAAPRSAVRGAEAAVAKAEQAVALAEAAVAEAEESPAEESPAKGDSPAKGEAVRTPVESAAKAPAKDATAEAPVKKAAAK; this is encoded by the coding sequence ATGAAGATAGACCTCACGGACACCACGGCCAGCAAGATCAACAAGGCGCTCGTCCAGGGCCGCCGCGCCATCGGCACGCCCGCCGTCGGCATGGTCCTCACCCTGGTCATCGTCACCGACGAGGAGAACGCCTACGACGCCCTGAAGGCCGCCAACGACGCGTCGCACGAGCACCCTTCGCGCACGCTGGTCGTCATCAAGCGCGTCTCCCGCTCCCCGCGCGACCGTACGGCCTCCCGTCTGGACGCCGAAGTGCGGGTGGGCGCGGACGCCGGTACCGGCGAGACGGTGGTGCTGCGGCTGTACGGCGAGGTGGTGGGCCACGCCCAGTCCGTCGTCCTGCCGCTGCTGCTGCCGGACGCGCCGGTGGTGGTGTGGTGGCCGGTCAACGCACCGCTCGACCCGGCCCACGACCCGCTGGGCGCCCTGGCGCAGCGCCGGGTCACCGACACCTACGCCGCCGAGCAGCCCGTACGGGAACTCAGCGCCCGCGCCGACACCTACGCTCCCGGCGACACGGATCTGTCGTGGACCCGCATCACGCCCTGGCGCTCGATGCTGGCCGCGGCCCTGGACCAGGTCGTCTGCGAGGTGAAAGCCGTCGAGGTGGAGGGCGAGGAGTTCAACCCGAGCTGCGAGCTGCTGGCGATGTGGCTCGCGGACCGGCTGGACGTCCCCGTGAAGCGGTCGCTGTCGTCGGGCCCCGGTCTGACGGCCGTCCGTATGGACACCAACTGCGGCCCGATCGTCCTGGACCGGGCGGACGGCTCCCTGGCGACCCTGTCCATCGAGGGCCAGCCGAACCGTGCGGTGGCGCTGAAGCGGCGGGAGACGGCCGAGCTGATCGCGGAGGAGCTGCGGCGGCTCGACCCGGACGACACATATGCGTCGGCGCTGCGGTTCGGGGTGGAGCGGCTGAACGCGGCGCCCAGGTCGGCGGTTCGGGGAGCCGAGGCCGCGGTGGCCAAGGCCGAGCAGGCCGTTGCCTTGGCCGAGGCCGCCGTGGCCGAGGCGGAGGAGTCGCCTGCCGAGGAGTCGCCTGCCAAAGGAGACTCTCCGGCCAAAGGAGAAGCGGTCCGCACTCCCGTCGAGTCGGCTGCCAAGGCTCCCGCGAAAGACGCGACGGCGGAGGCACCGGTGAAGAAGGCGGCAGCGAAGTGA